From the Octadecabacter antarcticus 307 genome, one window contains:
- the ahcY gene encoding adenosylhomocysteinase, whose amino-acid sequence MAKDYIVKDISLAAFGRKELVIAETEMPGLMACRTEFGTTKPLKGARIVGSLHMTIQTAVLIETLVELGADVRWASCNIFSTQDHAAAAIAEGGTPVFAIKGQSLEEHWDYLDKSFAFPDGANMILDDGGDATLYILYGARMEAGEDLLSVPQSEEEVAIKAQILKRIAETPGWFAKTKADIQGVSEETTTGVHRLYDLHKKGELPFPAINVNDSVTKSKFDNKYGCKESLVDGIRRATDTMMAGKVAVVMGYGDVGKGSAASLSGAGARVIVTEVDPICALQAAMDGFQVTTLDDVVETADIFVTTTGNKDVIRIEHMRRMKDMAIVGNIGHFDNEIQVAALKNHKWTNIKEQVDMIEMPNGHRLILLSEGRLLNLGNATGHPSFVMSASFTNQVLAQIELWTKGDEYQPGVYILPKHLDEKVARLHLDRIGVKLSKLDAEQAAYIGVSPDGPFKPEHYRY is encoded by the coding sequence GTGGCCAAGGATTACATTGTAAAAGACATTTCGCTTGCAGCATTTGGCCGCAAGGAACTCGTCATTGCTGAAACCGAAATGCCAGGCCTGATGGCGTGTCGCACCGAATTTGGCACAACCAAGCCGCTGAAAGGCGCGCGGATTGTTGGATCGCTGCATATGACGATTCAGACAGCCGTGCTGATTGAGACGCTGGTCGAACTTGGTGCGGACGTGCGCTGGGCATCGTGCAACATCTTTTCCACACAAGACCACGCGGCAGCAGCGATTGCCGAAGGCGGCACGCCGGTGTTTGCGATCAAGGGGCAGTCGCTGGAAGAGCATTGGGATTACCTCGATAAATCGTTCGCATTTCCAGACGGCGCGAACATGATCCTTGACGATGGCGGCGACGCGACGTTGTACATCCTTTATGGGGCGCGCATGGAAGCTGGTGAAGATCTTCTGTCGGTTCCGCAGTCTGAAGAAGAAGTCGCGATCAAGGCGCAGATCCTGAAGCGCATCGCAGAGACACCCGGTTGGTTCGCCAAAACGAAGGCCGACATTCAGGGTGTGTCTGAGGAAACAACGACAGGTGTTCATCGCCTTTATGATCTTCATAAGAAGGGCGAGCTGCCTTTCCCTGCGATCAACGTGAACGATTCTGTCACCAAATCGAAGTTCGACAACAAGTATGGCTGTAAGGAATCGCTGGTTGACGGTATCCGCCGCGCCACTGACACGATGATGGCCGGTAAGGTCGCGGTTGTCATGGGATACGGTGATGTGGGCAAGGGATCTGCTGCGTCGCTTTCTGGTGCTGGCGCGCGTGTGATCGTAACTGAAGTCGATCCTATCTGTGCGCTTCAGGCGGCGATGGACGGTTTTCAGGTCACGACGCTGGATGATGTGGTTGAGACGGCGGATATTTTCGTCACTACAACGGGCAACAAGGACGTGATCCGCATCGAACATATGCGCCGCATGAAAGACATGGCGATTGTTGGTAACATCGGTCACTTCGACAACGAAATTCAAGTTGCAGCGCTGAAAAACCACAAGTGGACGAACATCAAAGAACAGGTCGACATGATCGAGATGCCAAATGGCCATCGCCTGATCCTGTTGTCCGAGGGTCGTCTTCTGAACCTTGGCAACGCGACCGGCCACCCGTCATTTGTGATGTCGGCGTCGTTTACCAACCAGGTTCTTGCGCAGATTGAATTGTGGACGAAGGGCGACGAATACCAGCCCGGCGTTTACATCCTGCCCAAGCATCTGGACGAAAAAGTTGCGCGTCTGCATCTTGATCGCATTGGTGTGAAGCTGTCCAAACTTGATGCCGAACAGGCGGCCTATATTGGTGTGTCACCCGACGGTCCGTTCAAGCCTGAGCATTACCGTTACTAA
- a CDS encoding extensin family protein, whose protein sequence is MRNGWRCGNGTESSLLRVKPQAHNRRFSVRLAVTIAVPLERLVEAAIVGLRIPLLIYNWDDCTDEGRFLRAFPDSACSWFATTLGPNYNTLHADHFHLQARGWGACR, encoded by the coding sequence ATGCGCAACGGCTGGCGATGTGGGAATGGCACGGAGTCCAGCCTGCTGCGCGTGAAACCCCAGGCACACAACCGACGGTTTTCCGTCAGACTGGCAGTTACAATAGCCGTCCCATTGGAACGACTCGTGGAGGCAGCAATCGTTGGATTACGCATTCCACTGCTGATCTATAATTGGGACGACTGCACCGATGAGGGCCGATTTTTGCGCGCTTTTCCGGACAGTGCCTGTTCATGGTTCGCCACAACGCTGGGCCCAAATTACAACACCCTACATGCCGACCATTTTCATCTACAAGCCCGGGGTTGGGGTGCCTGCCGCTAG
- a CDS encoding DUF2853 family protein — MGKRDDLIAKYADDLENKCGMTPDMDLLTKVTIGCGPSIYNDDASTVEGSQASELETVKNNYLMKKLGLADGPQLMDAINSVIETYGKSERSKYRAVVYYMLTKHFGKESTYK; from the coding sequence ATGGGCAAGCGTGATGACCTGATCGCAAAGTATGCGGATGACCTTGAGAACAAGTGCGGCATGACGCCGGACATGGACCTTTTGACGAAAGTTACAATTGGCTGCGGCCCGTCAATTTATAATGACGATGCGTCAACCGTGGAAGGGTCGCAAGCGTCCGAGCTGGAGACGGTGAAAAACAATTACCTGATGAAAAAACTGGGCCTCGCGGATGGTCCCCAATTGATGGATGCGATCAATTCGGTGATCGAGACCTACGGAAAATCTGAGCGCAGCAAGTACCGCGCTGTGGTTTATTACATGCTGACCAAGCACTTCGGTAAAGAATCCACTTACAAGTAA
- a CDS encoding IS6 family transposase, whose translation MIAYAVWAYHRFPMSLRDVEDLLAARGIIVSYETIRAWVAKFGSQYAKVIRRDRPKVADKWHLDEVVLPINGKKYWLWRAVDSNGDVLDILVQSRRNKRTADRFFRKLFKTFGAPRVVVTDKLRSYGAALKDLALGIEHRSHKRLNNRSEGSHRPTRRREKCMGRFKSPRQAQQFLSVHDQIQNVFRHRRHTLSAACYRQSRADAHWIWDDITRVLKAA comes from the coding sequence ATCATCGCATACGCCGTCTGGGCCTATCACCGATTTCCCATGAGTTTGCGCGATGTCGAGGACTTGCTGGCAGCACGCGGGATTATAGTCAGCTACGAGACCATCCGCGCTTGGGTAGCGAAATTCGGATCACAATATGCCAAGGTGATCCGCCGAGATCGACCCAAAGTGGCGGACAAATGGCACCTGGACGAAGTTGTCCTTCCGATAAACGGCAAGAAGTATTGGCTATGGCGCGCTGTCGACAGCAACGGCGATGTGCTGGACATCCTCGTCCAGTCTCGGCGAAATAAACGGACCGCGGATCGGTTTTTCCGCAAGCTATTCAAAACATTTGGCGCGCCACGGGTCGTTGTGACGGACAAACTCCGAAGCTACGGGGCCGCACTAAAGGACCTCGCTCTAGGCATCGAGCACCGAAGCCATAAGAGACTCAACAATCGATCCGAAGGGTCGCACAGGCCGACCCGGCGGCGAGAAAAATGCATGGGTCGGTTCAAATCACCCCGCCAAGCGCAACAATTTCTCTCCGTCCACGATCAAATCCAAAATGTCTTCCGCCACCGCCGCCACACGCTTTCAGCCGCTTGCTACCGTCAGTCCAGAGCCGACGCCCATTGGATCTGGGACGACATCACGCGAGTGCTGAAGGCTGCTTGA
- a CDS encoding DEAD/DEAH box helicase — protein MSAAAVSSLVETAEISGRVLGVRMPVDDEHADEPWKMPPSRRSNPRRLDAPMPQTIKMTIADQIYIDRSELPSAMIAQLVRLAAFQNPEFYRAQAMRLPTFGKSRIVSCAELHPRHIALPRGCFDEAVGLLSDQGASVDLDDLREDGTALPETVRFRGELRQQQSPAFDALAWHDNGVLAATTAFGKTVVASALIAHRARNELVLVHRRELLNQWVERLGSFLEIDPKQIGTIGARKRKPTGVIDVALIQSLVCKGEVDDIVGDYGHLVVDECHHLSAASFELVARRSKARYVAGLSATVARKDGHHPIIFMQCGPVRHRVSAKSQAAVSGIHHRARERHTRFRLPEDLAMAERPSMPAIYSALAEDRARNDLIFDDVLKSLEAKRSPIVLTERRDHLEYLQQRFSGFAKNIVVLRGGMSAKDRKTAQAALSVDDDEERLILATGRYIGEGFDDARLDTLFLTMPIAWKGTLAQYVGRLHRQHDGKTDVLVLDYVDSAVPVLARMAAKRWAGYRALGYVME, from the coding sequence ATGTCTGCAGCAGCTGTTTCCAGCCTTGTCGAAACTGCGGAGATCTCCGGGCGGGTGCTGGGCGTCCGCATGCCAGTGGATGACGAACATGCAGACGAGCCCTGGAAAATGCCTCCATCGCGGCGCAGCAATCCGCGTCGCCTCGATGCGCCCATGCCGCAGACCATCAAGATGACGATCGCCGACCAGATCTATATCGACCGGTCGGAGCTTCCTTCTGCGATGATTGCCCAACTGGTGCGGCTGGCCGCGTTCCAGAACCCCGAATTCTATCGCGCGCAGGCGATGCGACTGCCAACATTCGGGAAGTCGAGAATTGTGTCCTGTGCCGAACTGCATCCCCGGCATATTGCACTGCCACGCGGCTGTTTTGATGAGGCGGTCGGGCTCCTGTCCGACCAGGGTGCGAGCGTGGATCTGGACGATCTGCGTGAAGACGGAACCGCCTTGCCGGAGACGGTTCGTTTCCGTGGCGAACTCCGCCAACAGCAGTCGCCTGCATTCGATGCACTGGCCTGGCACGATAACGGCGTGCTTGCCGCCACGACTGCATTCGGCAAGACAGTCGTGGCCTCGGCTCTGATCGCGCACCGTGCCCGCAATGAGCTGGTCCTGGTCCACCGCCGAGAATTGCTGAACCAATGGGTCGAGCGTCTGGGGTCCTTTTTGGAGATCGATCCGAAGCAGATCGGCACTATCGGTGCCCGAAAACGCAAACCCACCGGTGTAATCGATGTGGCACTAATCCAGAGTTTGGTCTGCAAAGGCGAGGTGGACGACATCGTCGGCGATTACGGTCACCTTGTTGTCGATGAATGTCATCATCTGTCCGCCGCGAGTTTTGAACTTGTCGCTCGGAGATCAAAGGCGCGCTATGTCGCAGGTTTGTCTGCGACAGTAGCTCGAAAAGACGGGCATCATCCGATCATCTTCATGCAGTGTGGCCCGGTGCGCCATCGGGTAAGTGCCAAATCGCAAGCCGCTGTAAGCGGCATTCACCATCGGGCTCGTGAACGTCATACGAGGTTCCGACTGCCAGAGGACCTGGCCATGGCCGAACGCCCGTCCATGCCCGCGATATATTCCGCTTTGGCGGAGGACCGTGCTCGAAACGATTTGATCTTCGATGACGTGCTGAAATCACTTGAGGCCAAACGATCCCCGATCGTGCTGACCGAGCGCAGGGATCACCTCGAATATCTTCAACAAAGATTTTCTGGGTTTGCAAAGAACATTGTTGTGCTGCGTGGCGGCATGTCCGCCAAGGATCGGAAGACGGCGCAAGCGGCGCTGAGTGTTGATGATGATGAGGAACGGCTGATCCTTGCGACAGGGCGCTATATCGGCGAAGGCTTCGATGACGCCCGGCTCGATACCCTGTTCCTAACGATGCCGATCGCCTGGAAGGGCACGCTGGCGCAATATGTCGGCAGGTTGCACCGACAGCATGACGGAAAGACAGACGTCCTAGTGCTCGACTATGTCGACAGTGCCGTGCCTGTCCTTGCCAGAATGGCCGCCAAGCGCTGGGCGGGCTATCGTGCGCTCGGCTATGTGATGGAATAG
- a CDS encoding tyrosine-type recombinase/integrase → MSTAERSAPSIAAKHVTPHVLRHSCAMHTLQATGDVRKVALWLGHASIQTTEMYLRADPTEKLAILDAHHALLIKPGRFRGPSDKLMQILAEATQRSRATGQN, encoded by the coding sequence GTGTCGACAGCCGAACGCTCGGCGCCGTCGATTGCCGCAAAACACGTAACCCCGCATGTGCTGCGACATAGCTGTGCGATGCACACGCTTCAAGCCACTGGCGATGTCCGTAAAGTCGCGCTCTGGCTCGGGCATGCCAGTATCCAGACGACAGAGATGTACCTGCGCGCGGACCCAACCGAGAAGCTCGCAATTCTGGATGCCCATCATGCGCTGCTGATCAAGCCCGGGCGATTCCGCGGACCCTCGGACAAGCTGATGCAGATATTGGCAGAGGCCACACAACGTTCCAGAGCGACCGGGCAAAACTAG
- a CDS encoding IS6 family transposase, with product MIKPKQSGAFLGHRFSPEIIAYAVWAYHRFPMSLRDVEDLLAARGIIVSHETIRAWVAKFGSQYAKVIRRDRPKVADKWHLDEVVLPTNGKKYWLWRAVDSNGDVLDILVQSRRNKRAADRFFRKLFKTFGAPRVVVTDKLRSYGAALKDLALGIEHRSHKRLNNRSEGSHRPTRRREKCMGRFKSPRQAQQFLSVHDQIQNVFRHRRHTLSAACYRQSRADAHWIWDDITRVLKAA from the coding sequence ATGATCAAGCCCAAGCAATCTGGCGCCTTCTTAGGCCATCGTTTTTCTCCTGAGATCATCGCATACGCCGTCTGGGCCTATCACCGATTTCCCATGAGTTTGCGCGATGTCGAGGACTTGCTGGCAGCACGCGGGATTATAGTCAGCCACGAGACCATCCGCGCTTGGGTAGCGAAATTCGGATCACAATATGCCAAGGTGATCCGCCGAGATCGACCCAAAGTGGCGGACAAATGGCACCTGGACGAAGTTGTCCTTCCGACAAACGGCAAGAAGTATTGGCTATGGCGCGCTGTCGACAGCAACGGCGATGTGCTGGACATCCTCGTCCAGTCTCGGCGAAATAAACGGGCCGCGGATCGGTTTTTCCGCAAGCTATTCAAAACATTTGGCGCGCCACGGGTCGTTGTGACGGACAAACTCCGAAGCTACGGGGCCGCACTAAAGGACCTCGCTCTAGGCATCGAGCACCGAAGCCATAAGAGACTCAACAATCGATCCGAAGGGTCGCACAGGCCGACCCGGCGGCGAGAAAAATGCATGGGTCGGTTCAAATCACCCCGCCAAGCGCAACAATTTCTCTCCGTCCACGATCAAATCCAAAATGTCTTCCGCCACCGCCGCCACACGCTTTCAGCCGCTTGCTACCGTCAGTCCAGAGCCGACGCCCATTGGATCTGGGACGACATCACGCGAGTGCTGAAGGCTGCTTGA
- the glpD gene encoding glycerol-3-phosphate dehydrogenase → MARDASGRGLRVGLAEMNDLASATSSASTKLFHGGLRYLEYFEIRLVREALIERETLLRAMPHISWPMRFVLPYHKDMRFEGSTPTSKILNIAMLWMKGRRPAWLIRLGLFMYDTLGGRKILPGTTTVDLRTALEGEGIEDRFEKAYEYSDCWIEDSRLVVLNARDAENRGAKIMERTKVISTIRHDDHWVVQLLDQDTGEETTICAKMLVNAAGPWVGDIIQTKVRLNSSEGVRLVRGSHIVTKRLFEHDKSYFFQGTDGRIIFAIPYETDFTLIGTTDAEQDDPNVKPVCTDAERDYLISFANQYFKRDITADDVVWRYSGVRPLYDDGAKSATAATRDYTLKVDTDGGAPILNIFGGKITTYRRLAQSALGMISPFFEDVSADWTASVPLPGGDFPVDGVATLIADLKQANPLLDDPWAKRLVRAYGTDAKNVTTNAKSAADLGQDFGASLTEAEVTWLMDHEYARRGEDVVWRRNKLGLRMTDDQIANLDGWMVARSNAA, encoded by the coding sequence ATCGCGCGGGATGCGTCGGGGCGCGGTCTTCGGGTTGGGCTGGCTGAGATGAATGATCTCGCGTCAGCAACATCCAGTGCGTCGACAAAACTGTTTCATGGCGGTCTTCGCTATCTTGAATATTTCGAAATTCGTTTGGTCCGTGAGGCATTGATCGAACGCGAAACACTGTTGCGCGCCATGCCACATATCAGCTGGCCGATGCGGTTTGTGCTGCCCTATCACAAAGACATGCGGTTTGAAGGATCGACGCCAACGTCCAAAATTCTGAATATCGCAATGCTATGGATGAAGGGCCGTCGCCCTGCGTGGCTGATCCGGCTTGGCCTGTTCATGTATGACACCCTCGGCGGACGCAAAATTTTGCCCGGCACCACAACCGTCGATCTGCGCACCGCGCTCGAAGGCGAAGGAATCGAGGATCGGTTCGAAAAGGCCTATGAATATTCCGACTGCTGGATCGAAGATTCACGGCTCGTTGTGCTGAACGCGCGAGACGCGGAAAATCGCGGTGCCAAGATTATGGAGCGTACCAAAGTCATTTCGACGATCCGCCATGACGATCACTGGGTGGTGCAATTATTGGACCAAGACACCGGCGAAGAAACTACAATTTGCGCCAAGATGCTGGTGAACGCGGCAGGCCCTTGGGTTGGTGACATTATCCAGACCAAAGTGCGGCTAAACTCATCCGAGGGCGTGCGATTGGTGCGTGGATCACACATCGTGACGAAGCGCCTATTTGAACACGATAAAAGCTATTTCTTTCAAGGGACCGACGGGAGAATCATCTTTGCGATTCCTTACGAAACTGATTTTACCTTGATCGGGACGACAGACGCGGAACAAGATGATCCAAATGTGAAACCGGTCTGTACCGACGCAGAACGCGATTACCTCATCTCATTCGCAAATCAGTATTTTAAGCGCGACATCACGGCTGATGACGTCGTTTGGCGCTATTCGGGTGTACGTCCGCTATACGACGATGGTGCCAAAAGCGCGACTGCGGCGACGCGGGACTATACTTTGAAGGTCGACACCGATGGTGGCGCGCCCATCCTGAATATCTTTGGCGGCAAGATCACCACCTATCGCCGCCTCGCGCAGAGCGCATTAGGCATGATTAGTCCCTTTTTTGAAGATGTATCCGCAGATTGGACTGCAAGCGTTCCGCTGCCAGGTGGGGATTTTCCGGTAGACGGTGTCGCAACTCTGATCGCTGATCTGAAACAGGCCAATCCGTTACTTGATGATCCTTGGGCAAAGCGACTTGTGCGCGCCTATGGCACCGACGCGAAGAATGTGACCACAAACGCGAAATCCGCCGCCGATCTCGGCCAAGATTTTGGCGCGTCTTTGACCGAAGCAGAAGTAACATGGTTGATGGATCATGAATATGCACGTCGCGGAGAAGACGTCGTGTGGCGTCGCAATAAGCTTGGTCTTCGCATGACGGACGATCAAATCGCAAATCTGGATGGCTGGATGGTTGCACGAAGCAATGCAGCATAA
- the idi gene encoding isopentenyl-diphosphate Delta-isomerase: MIPAWVNGLLTPMEKLEVHQKGIRHKAVSVFVMDGTSVLVQRRALSKYHTPGLWANTCCTHPHWDEDPSICAARRLKDELGITGLQPMFRDQIEYRADVGDGMIEHEVVDLFVAAAKIGSLHLDLDPNEVAETRWVDIYDLAAEVAQDPDIFTPWLQIYLADHLDLVLTDSEKFRSE, encoded by the coding sequence ATGATACCGGCGTGGGTGAACGGTTTGCTTACGCCAATGGAAAAACTTGAGGTTCACCAAAAGGGCATTCGCCACAAAGCGGTTTCGGTATTTGTGATGGATGGCACGTCTGTCTTGGTTCAGCGGCGGGCATTGTCGAAATATCATACTCCGGGGCTTTGGGCGAATACGTGTTGCACGCATCCTCACTGGGACGAAGACCCGAGCATTTGTGCGGCGCGTCGCCTTAAAGACGAGCTTGGGATTACTGGACTGCAGCCCATGTTTCGCGATCAGATTGAATATCGTGCCGATGTTGGGGATGGGATGATTGAACACGAAGTCGTGGATCTTTTTGTTGCGGCGGCAAAAATTGGGTCGCTGCATTTGGATTTAGACCCAAATGAGGTGGCAGAGACCCGTTGGGTCGATATTTACGACCTCGCGGCAGAGGTCGCGCAGGATCCCGATATCTTTACACCTTGGCTACAGATATATTTGGCTGACCATCTTGATCTCGTTCTCACTGACAGCGAAAAATTTCGGTCTGAATAG